GGGCGAGGCCGGGCCCGGTGCCGGGACGCCGGCGGCGTGAGGACGTGACGGCCCGCCGTCCCGGCCGGTGAACCGGGAGACCCGGTGGTCAGGGGTCCACCAGCTGGGACAGCGAGCCAACTATCGACGGATACGGGGTATTTGTACGTCGGAGTTCGATCTTATTGGGTCATGAGGGTTGTCATCCAGCCATGTGGGCTCTACACATAACCTCCATACGTGGTGAGAGATGGGGGCGCTGTACATGCACGGCACGATCGACGGTTTCAGCTATGGGGTCATCACGCCGGTCGCGGCGTTCGTGATGGCCTGCCTCGGGAGCGCGCTCGGACTGCGCTGCGTCACCCGGTCGCTGCGCGCGGAGCAGTCCTTCAGACCGGGCTGGCTGTCCCTCGGGGCGGCCTCCATCGGCTGCGGGATCTGGACGATGCACTTCATCGCCATGATGGGCTTCCAGGTGCGCGAGGCACCCCTCAGGTACGACATCCCGCTCACGGTCGCCAGCCTGGTCGTGGCGGTTCTGGTGGTCAGCGTCGGGGTGTTCGTCGTGGGCTACCTCGGCGTCCGCCCGGCCGTCCTGATCACCGCCGGGATCATCACCGGACTGGGCGTCGCCGCGATGCACTACCTCGGCATGGCGGGCATGAGCCTGGCGGGCAGCATCCAGTACGACACGACGATCGTGACGGTCTCCGTGGTGATCGCCGTCGTCGCGGCCACCGCCGCGCTGTGGGCGGCCGTGTCCGTCCGGGGCTTCTTCCCCAGCCTCCTCGCGAGCGTCATCATGGGTGTCGCCGTGACCGGAATGCACTACACAGGTATGGCAGCGGTCAGCGTGCACCTCGCCGGCAACGTGACCGGCCCGGGAGGCGTCGGCGCCTCGCTGCCCTCGATCATGTTCCCGATGCTGCTGGGACCGCTGGTCTTCCTGCTGGTCGCCGGAGTCATCGTGATGTTCGACCCGCTCCTGGTCCTCGGCGACGGCGAGTGGAACGACACCCCCGCCCGGAAGCGCGAGACCCCGGAGCCGGCCCGGATGCCGGGCGCCGGCGTGGTGCCGGGCTTCGCGCACACCGCGCCCGCCCCGCCGGTCTGGCGGGGCGCGGGCACCGCGACCCGCGACGCCGACGCCCCGGTGCCCGGCCAGGAGCCCCCGCGCCCGTACGGCTGGTGACCCGGCCGCCCGTCAGGCGCCACCCGCGCGCCCGTCCTCCTCGTCAGACCTCCCCGTCGCCCGGGGAACGCCCGGCGAGGGGGACGGCCGCCTCCTCCAGCGCCCAGACCCGCTCGGCCCGCAGCGGTCCGTTCCGGGCCAGCAGCATGCCGTGGTCGGCGGCCAGCGGGGCGAGCTGGGAGCCGTAGCAGAGGACCGCCTCACGCTTCGGCGCCCACGCGTCGTCCGACAGCGTGAGGTCGTGCACGGGGCGCAGCGTATGACGGCTCGTCATGTCCTGGTAGGCGAGCCCGCACAGATGACTGCCGGCGAGCGCGGCGTCGACGCCGGGGGTTCCCCACGCGTCGAGGTGGCCGGTGTAGGGGAGGTCCGCGTAGACGAGCGGGAGCGCGCGGCCGAGCTTCGCGATCACCTCCAGCGCCCGGTCCCGGACCTTCTCGTGGTCCGGCTGATTGGTGCCGAGAGGGATCAACAGCACGGTTTCCCGGGGAAGTTCGGCCAGGAAGCCGTCGATCGCCGTGAGATCGGACCCGTCGCCGTAGGGGCCGTCGGGGTGGTCGAGGACGACGCTGTCGACCCCGAGGAGTGCGCAGGCGCGCGCGTCCTCGGCCCGGCGCGCCCGGTACGCCTCGCGCGCCGTGGAGAAACCGCACACGCCGTCCCACCACGAGACGGGATGGTGGGACGCGGGCTCACCGCCGTACACCGTCACGACCGTGACCGGGCCGGGGAGCCGGGGAACGAGCCCGCCGAGCGAGAGGGCGGCGTCGTCGAAGTGCGGGGACAGCACGACGGTGGCGGGGGGCGGCGGTGTCATACGGGGTGTCTCCTCGGGTGCGGAGCGGGCCGGAGAGGATCGGGCGACAGCGGTACGGCGCGGAACACCTCGTCCCACCGGGCGTCGTCGCCCTCCCAGCGGCCGGGAGCCTCCGCCACCGTCCCCCAGGCGATACCGGGGGCGAGGGCGGACGCGTCGGGCGGCGGCGTACGGCGCAGCCACAGCAGCGAGAACCGCTGACGGGGGTGGGCGGTGGCGAGCACCTGACGCAGCCGGCCCAGGTCCCGCGCGACGCACTCGTCGAACGCGTCGTGATGGACGTAGAGCACCCGCGCCGGGGACGCCGCGAGGGCCCGCCAGCGCGCGGCGAGCGCGGTGAACTTGGCTCGGACGCCGTCGAGTTGGGCGTCGATGTCGCCCTGGGTGAGACGGTGCCCGTCGGACGGCCGGAAGTCGTGGAAGTAGCGGATGTCCGTGCCCCGGTCGAGGGCGCAGAGACCGTCGCTGAACGGTTCCACCCGCCCCGGACGCAGCACCTCGGCGAAGTCGTCGGCGACGCACTCCATCACCGCCTCGGCATCGAGGTCGAGCCAGTCGAAGAAGTGCGCCGACTCGTTGCCGGTGATCCGCCGGAGCTGATAGGTGGACTCGCAGTGGTAACCGAGCCCCACGCACACGTCGTACGGCCCGGCCCCGAGCGCCTTCGTGTCGTTCATCGGGCCGTTCGGCCCGCGCCGCGCCGCAGCAGGAGGCCGTCGCTGCCGCGTTTGATGAGATACGCGCGGCCCGCGCAGACGGTCTCGACCCGCGGCGGGACCAGCCGCACGCTCTCCACCTCCCGCCAGGTCGCGGACCCGGCCAGCCAGGGCCGCACCCGGGTGTCCATGGCCTCCGGTTCGAGGGCCACGAAGACATGGTCGGTGGGCAACTCGTCCAGCAGGGACAGCTCCTGGCCGTAGTAGAGCATCTCGATGAGCAGATGCGCCCCGGCGCGCGGACCGTCCGGCCCGGTGAGCCCCGCGAGGTCGTCGGCGCGGACCCGTACGTTCTCCGCACCGCTCAGGGCCTGTGAAAGACGCTTCCGGAAAACGGGGTTGGGCTCGGTGGCGTGCACCGTGCGGCCCGCCGCCACCAGACGGTGCGTCAGGGCGCCCTCGCACGCGCCCACTTCGACCAGCGGCCCGCCGGTCCCGGCCCGATGTCCCAGCACCCAGGCGGCGGTGGCGTCCAGCCGGTCCTTCTCGTACGGGGAGCTGCCGAACTCCCACGGGTCGGTGACGGACGCGGCCTCGTCGTCGAGACTCGCCAGCAGGGCGAAGAGGCGCTCGCGCTCGTCCGGGTCGGTGGCGAAGAACCGCTCGGTGGCCGGGATACGGGGGGTCTGGACCACGTACTCCGGCGACGGCTCGGTCAGCAGGTGCTCGCACTCCCGGTTGACGAAGTCGAGCTTGGCGGCGATCCGTTCGCGGTCCAGGGGGCGGTCGATCTCGCTCACGACCTGGAGGAACGGCGAGTAGCCCACGGCGTGCCGCACGTCGCGGCCCGCGCAGCCGATCGCCGTGTCCCGGCCGACCGTGCCCCGGCCGCGCCGGTTGTCCGCGGGCGAGTGCGTCCAGATCCGCGCCTCGCGGTCGCCGCCCGCCTCGCGTACGAGCCGCGCCAGGGAGCCGGGGCCGGGCGACACGGCGCCCCGGTCGGCCGGACGGATGTGCGGCGCGAGCCGGGCGAGCCGTTCGGCGGTGCTCTGGGCCGCCGGGAACGTGAGGGTCCGGCCGTGATCGGCGAGGACGAGGGCGGCCTCTCCGTCGGCGAGAACGGACAGGAAGTCGAGAACGGCGTCTTCGGCACGGAGCACAACAACGATGTCGATCAAGGATCGGTCCTCTGTACGGAACGGGAGTGGCCGCAAGAACCACCACGCTAGGTCTAGACCACTGCCCGGTGCAAGGGCCCCCCTCCCGAGGGCCGTGCCACCGGCGTCCCCCCGACGGGAACACGCCGCGGTTGACAGGGGGCGCCCCGGTGAGAGCCTGGGAGGGGGCGGCGGAGGAGAGGCCGCCCGAGGGACCGACCCCACCACGCCGAGACTGTCCTCCTGCCGACAGGAGAGCCAATTCCCGTACGGGACAAGGGACATGAGGTCGGGTGCGGGGCTCAGGTTCGACGGGCGGACGGGCCGGCGAGAAGCGACGGGCTCACCCCCCGGCGCGGCGCTCCCGCCCGTCGGGGGCCCGGTGCCGCCGGAGGCACCGGGCGCGGGGCCGGCCCGCCGCCCGGCGGGCCACGACACCGGAGGTAGTGATGGCGGACGACATTCTGCGCACGATCGACTCCCTGGTCGCGGAGGAACACCGGCTCCGTGAACAGGCCCCCGGCACCGGCCTCGCCCCGGCCGACCGGGCCCGCCTCCAGGTGCTCGAACAACGCCTCGACCAGTGCTGGGACCTGCTGCGGCGGCGCAGAGCGGGGGCGGACCAGGGCGAGGATCCTGAGCAGGTCGAACCGCGCCCGGTCGCCGAGGTCGAGTCCTACCAGCAGTGAGCACCGATCTCCGACTTCTGCGATGATCTGCCCGGAGCCGGGACGGATGCCCCGGACCGGGACAAGGGTGAGGGATTCTCGTGACGTACGACGTCGAAGCGGTACGCGGCCGGATTCCCGCCCTGCGAGCCGGAGTCGCGCACTTCGACGGCCCCGGCGGCACCCAGACGCCCGCGTCGGTCATCGAGGCCGTCACCGCCGCGCTGAGCAACCCCCTCTCCGTGCGCGGCTCCGTCGCACCCGGCGAGATCAACGCCGAGACGATCGTCCGGGAATTCCGCCGCGCGATGGCCGACCTGCTGGGCGCGCGGGAGACGGGAATCGTCAGCGGACGCAGCGCCACCCAGCTCACCTTCGACATCGCCCGCGTCCTGGCCCGGAGCTGGGCGCCCGGCGACGAGGTCGTGGTGAGCCGGCTCGACCACGACGCCAACATCCGCCCCTGGACACGGGCCGCCGAGCAGGCGGGAGCCGTGGTGCGCTGGGCGGACTTCGACCCGGCCACCGGCGAACTGCCCGTGGAAGCCGTCACCGCCCTGCTCACCGACCGCACCCGGCTCGTCGCCGTGACCGCCGCCTCGAACCTGATCGGCACCCGGCCGGACATCGCCGCGATCGCCGGC
Above is a window of Streptomyces sp. NBC_01498 DNA encoding:
- a CDS encoding MHYT domain-containing protein translates to MHGTIDGFSYGVITPVAAFVMACLGSALGLRCVTRSLRAEQSFRPGWLSLGAASIGCGIWTMHFIAMMGFQVREAPLRYDIPLTVASLVVAVLVVSVGVFVVGYLGVRPAVLITAGIITGLGVAAMHYLGMAGMSLAGSIQYDTTIVTVSVVIAVVAATAALWAAVSVRGFFPSLLASVIMGVAVTGMHYTGMAAVSVHLAGNVTGPGGVGASLPSIMFPMLLGPLVFLLVAGVIVMFDPLLVLGDGEWNDTPARKRETPEPARMPGAGVVPGFAHTAPAPPVWRGAGTATRDADAPVPGQEPPRPYGW
- a CDS encoding PIG-L family deacetylase, which produces MTPPPPATVVLSPHFDDAALSLGGLVPRLPGPVTVVTVYGGEPASHHPVSWWDGVCGFSTAREAYRARRAEDARACALLGVDSVVLDHPDGPYGDGSDLTAIDGFLAELPRETVLLIPLGTNQPDHEKVRDRALEVIAKLGRALPLVYADLPYTGHLDAWGTPGVDAALAGSHLCGLAYQDMTSRHTLRPVHDLTLSDDAWAPKREAVLCYGSQLAPLAADHGMLLARNGPLRAERVWALEEAAVPLAGRSPGDGEV
- a CDS encoding DUF1796 family putative cysteine peptidase is translated as MNDTKALGAGPYDVCVGLGYHCESTYQLRRITGNESAHFFDWLDLDAEAVMECVADDFAEVLRPGRVEPFSDGLCALDRGTDIRYFHDFRPSDGHRLTQGDIDAQLDGVRAKFTALAARWRALAASPARVLYVHHDAFDECVARDLGRLRQVLATAHPRQRFSLLWLRRTPPPDASALAPGIAWGTVAEAPGRWEGDDARWDEVFRAVPLSPDPLRPAPHPRRHPV
- a CDS encoding DUF2630 family protein, whose protein sequence is MADDILRTIDSLVAEEHRLREQAPGTGLAPADRARLQVLEQRLDQCWDLLRRRRAGADQGEDPEQVEPRPVAEVESYQQ